From the Entomomonas sp. E2T0 genome, one window contains:
- a CDS encoding cob(I)yrinic acid a,c-diamide adenosyltransferase: MNRLTKIYTRQGDQGLTSLATGERVPKDHLRIQAIGEVDMLNSQLGLLLSYLSERKNDTSSLQQIIDQLTPCLHRLFDVGGELAMPEYQAISEDHIKYLESLIDGWNEQLKPLKDFILPTGSVAASQTHVCRSQARTAERSLQSLHKEEPLRKELLAYLNRISDLFFVAARIINHYQQVPETLWEAAKKL; this comes from the coding sequence ATGAATAGATTAACTAAAATTTATACTAGACAAGGTGACCAAGGACTTACTAGTCTTGCCACAGGTGAAAGAGTACCAAAAGATCATCTTCGTATTCAAGCGATAGGTGAAGTAGATATGCTTAATAGTCAATTAGGTCTATTACTCTCTTATTTATCAGAAAGAAAAAACGATACATCTAGTTTGCAACAGATAATAGATCAATTAACGCCTTGTTTACATAGATTGTTTGATGTAGGCGGTGAGTTGGCTATGCCTGAGTATCAGGCTATTAGCGAAGATCATATTAAATATCTTGAAAGTCTAATTGATGGTTGGAATGAACAATTAAAACCATTGAAAGATTTTATTTTACCAACAGGTTCAGTAGCTGCTTCACAAACTCATGTTTGTCGAAGTCAAGCAAGAACAGCTGAAAGAAGTTTACAAAGCCTACATAAGGAAGAACCATTAAGAAAAGAGTTACTTGCTTATTTAAATAGAATTTCAGACTTGTTTTTTGTAGCAGCTAGAATAATTAATCATTATCAGCAAGTGCCAGAAACACTGTGGGAAGCTGCTAAAAAGCTATAA
- a CDS encoding tyrosine-type recombinase/integrase produces the protein MVPVIYTCQELLEEFLFSRIIRKDTVSSYRKAINKLQTLLNEHQGMDIHSIEPKLLLTWRRKELNRGLAYVSWNTYIRHLKAIFNYGIEHNLLHYPKNPFLELTVPVPKKKKKTITEFSIVLAREYLEETQAKDQQGQPVGKLHPVWFWRTVFETFYYTGIRRNQLIHLRLRDVDLRNQLINIRFEGSKTHREYQVPICDSLLPWLENIIQIAVRKGFNKDDQLFNVNRYTLKARKNLTKEMTLDRVSNVFQSLSIELSSRITPHRFRHTLGTDLMKDPDRNLHLVKDLMGHTNLKTTLEYIETDISSIKQILDTRNTLKGRKFSQV, from the coding sequence ATGGTACCCGTTATATATACCTGCCAAGAACTACTTGAAGAATTTTTATTCTCCCGAATTATTCGAAAAGATACAGTCAGCAGCTATCGTAAAGCTATCAACAAACTACAAACACTCCTTAATGAACACCAAGGAATGGATATCCATAGCATTGAGCCTAAACTACTACTTACATGGCGAAGAAAAGAACTTAACCGAGGATTAGCCTATGTGAGTTGGAACACCTATATTAGGCACCTAAAAGCCATCTTCAACTACGGTATAGAACACAACCTACTCCATTATCCTAAAAACCCCTTCTTAGAACTCACTGTTCCAGTACCTAAAAAAAAGAAAAAAACCATTACTGAATTTTCAATCGTACTGGCTAGAGAATATTTAGAAGAGACTCAAGCAAAGGATCAACAAGGGCAACCTGTTGGCAAACTACATCCTGTATGGTTTTGGCGAACAGTCTTTGAAACTTTCTATTATACAGGTATTAGACGTAACCAACTCATTCATTTGAGACTCAGAGACGTAGACCTAAGAAACCAATTAATTAACATACGATTCGAAGGCTCAAAGACTCATCGAGAATACCAAGTACCTATCTGCGATAGCTTATTGCCTTGGCTAGAAAATATTATCCAAATAGCTGTTCGCAAAGGGTTTAACAAAGATGACCAACTCTTTAATGTTAACCGCTATACCTTAAAAGCTAGAAAAAACCTAACCAAAGAAATGACCTTAGACAGAGTATCTAATGTCTTTCAATCCCTTTCCATAGAACTCAGCAGCAGAATCACCCCACATCGTTTCAGACATACACTAGGAACAGACCTGATGAAAGACCCTGATCGTAATCTGCATTTAGTCAAAGATTTGATGGGGCATACTAACCTAAAAACCACCTTAGAATATATAGAAACGGATATTAGCTCCATCAAGCAAATATTAGATACTCGTAACACATTGAAAGGACGAAAATTTAGTCAGGTTTAA
- a CDS encoding L-cystine transporter, with translation MNLPLIINLAVFIILLVVLDQTRRTQWSLAKKVLAGLLLGILYGTGLHLLYGEASSYIIINQTISWINIVGNGYVQLLQMIIMPLVFACILSAVANLHNASSLGKISFLTIGTLLFTTLIAALVGVFVTYLFGLNAEGLIQGAQETTRLNQLQTHYQGQLANLTTPNLILSFLPTNPFADLTGVRPTSIIGVVIFAIFLGLAAIKLLKDDQEKGAKVISAIAILQAWVMKLVRIIMLLTPYGVMALMAKVVANANYQDIIKLGSFVIASYLGLLIMFTIHAILLSLTGINPLRFFKKVWPVLSFAFISRSSAASIPLNVEAQTQRIGVPESIASFSASFGATIGQNGCAGLYPAMLAVMVAPTVGINPFDPMWIATLVGVVTLSSIGVAGVGGGATFASLIVLPTMGLPVTLVALLISIEPLIDMGRTALNVNGSMTAGTITSQLLRKTNKKRFDSEDQEVLTAQ, from the coding sequence ATGAATCTGCCATTAATTATTAATTTGGCTGTCTTTATTATTTTATTGGTTGTACTAGACCAGACTCGACGTACCCAGTGGTCATTAGCTAAAAAAGTATTGGCGGGCCTATTATTAGGTATTCTATATGGTACTGGGCTACATTTACTGTATGGAGAAGCCTCCTCCTATATCATTATTAATCAAACAATCTCATGGATTAATATTGTAGGTAATGGCTATGTTCAGCTCTTACAAATGATAATCATGCCGTTAGTATTTGCTTGTATTCTCAGTGCTGTCGCTAATTTACATAATGCCTCTTCACTAGGAAAAATTAGTTTTCTTACTATTGGTACATTATTATTTACAACGCTGATTGCAGCGTTAGTAGGTGTTTTTGTAACTTACTTATTTGGCTTAAATGCAGAAGGTCTTATACAGGGTGCACAAGAAACTACTCGGCTAAACCAACTACAAACTCATTATCAAGGCCAGTTAGCCAATTTAACAACCCCTAACCTTATTTTATCCTTTCTACCTACTAATCCTTTTGCTGATCTGACAGGAGTACGCCCTACCTCTATTATTGGCGTTGTTATTTTTGCAATATTTCTTGGTTTAGCCGCCATAAAATTACTTAAAGATGACCAAGAGAAAGGTGCAAAAGTTATTAGTGCTATCGCTATATTACAAGCATGGGTAATGAAATTAGTGCGTATTATAATGTTATTAACACCCTATGGTGTTATGGCCCTCATGGCCAAAGTAGTGGCTAATGCTAACTATCAGGATATTATAAAATTAGGTAGTTTTGTTATAGCCTCTTATCTAGGGCTATTAATTATGTTCACCATTCATGCTATTTTACTTTCTTTAACGGGTATTAATCCGTTACGCTTCTTTAAAAAAGTATGGCCTGTACTATCTTTTGCATTTATTAGCCGTTCTAGTGCAGCCAGTATTCCATTAAATGTTGAAGCACAGACACAACGTATTGGTGTACCAGAATCTATCGCTAGTTTTTCAGCCTCTTTTGGAGCAACTATCGGCCAAAATGGTTGTGCAGGTTTATACCCTGCAATGTTAGCTGTTATGGTAGCTCCTACTGTTGGTATTAATCCTTTTGATCCAATGTGGATAGCAACACTAGTAGGTGTGGTAACTTTAAGCTCCATCGGTGTAGCTGGTGTTGGTGGTGGAGCAACCTTTGCCTCACTCATTGTATTACCCACAATGGGATTACCTGTCACCTTAGTAGCCTTACTTATTTCTATCGAACCTTTGATAGATATGGGACGTACTGCCTTAAATGTTAATGGTTCAATGACTGCTGGCACTATTACCAGCCAACTACTTAGAAAAACCAATAAAAAACGATTTGATAGTGAAGATCAAGAGGTATTAACAGCACAGTAA
- a CDS encoding tyrosine-type recombinase/integrase, with amino-acid sequence MSFSSKISSFTCQSLVEYFLFNNILRPETKRTYRKMMSKLQSLLIKHQTFSIYNLEKTLLINWRREELDRGLKASSWNSYVRHLKAIFNYAIKEGILEYEKNPFLELSVPVPKKKKKTLTAFSIVNTRQYFEEIQAKDEQGQPVGKLHPVWFWRTVFETFYYTGIRRNQLIHLRLSDVDLRSQLLHIRLEGSKTHREYQVPICDSLLPWLENIIQRATIKGFNQSDQLFNVNRYTLKARKNLTEEMTLDRVSNVFEFISKKVGSRITPHRFRHTLGTDLMKDPDRNLHLVKELMGHTNIKTTLEYVEPDIKMIKQALDNRRVVGYCK; translated from the coding sequence ATGTCGTTTTCATCCAAAATATCATCATTCACTTGTCAGTCGCTTGTTGAGTATTTTTTATTTAATAACATATTAAGACCAGAAACCAAAAGGACTTATCGTAAAATGATGAGTAAGCTACAAAGTTTACTTATAAAACATCAAACATTTAGTATTTATAACCTTGAAAAAACACTGCTTATCAATTGGAGAAGAGAAGAGCTAGACAGAGGACTAAAAGCTTCCAGTTGGAATAGCTATGTTAGACATTTAAAAGCCATCTTTAATTATGCCATCAAGGAGGGCATATTAGAGTATGAGAAAAATCCTTTTTTAGAACTCTCTGTTCCAGTACCTAAGAAAAAGAAAAAAACATTGACTGCATTCTCTATAGTCAATACAAGACAATATTTTGAAGAAATCCAAGCAAAGGATGAACAAGGACAACCTGTTGGTAAACTGCACCCTGTATGGTTTTGGCGAACAGTTTTTGAAACCTTTTACTACACAGGTATTAGAAGAAACCAACTGATCCATTTAAGACTAAGCGATGTTGACCTAAGAAGTCAACTGCTTCATATTCGCTTAGAAGGCTCCAAGACTCATCGAGAATACCAAGTACCTATCTGTGATAGCTTATTGCCTTGGCTAGAAAACATTATCCAAAGAGCTACTATAAAAGGTTTTAATCAAAGTGACCAACTCTTTAATGTTAATCGCTATACATTAAAAGCAAGAAAAAATCTAACAGAAGAAATGACCTTAGACAGAGTATCCAATGTGTTTGAATTTATCTCTAAAAAAGTTGGTAGTAGGATTACCCCTCATCGATTTAGACATACATTAGGCACAGACCTAATGAAAGATCCTGATCGTAATTTACATTTAGTCAAAGAACTGATGGGACATACTAATATAAAAACCACTTTAGAATATGTTGAACCCGATATAAAAATGATCAAACAGGCTTTAGATAACAGACGAGTAGTGGGGTATTGTAAATAA
- the metE gene encoding 5-methyltetrahydropteroyltriglutamate--homocysteine S-methyltransferase produces the protein MALAHNLGFPRIGRDRELKKALEAYWKGDISEAALQQVGKELRAAHWKIQQQAGIELLPVGDFAWYDQVLTHSLMFGVIPERHQNKEGKVTLDTLFAMARGVAKTSCGCSSGTQAQEMTKWFDTNYHYLVPEFTKNQQFKLSWNQLFDEVTEAKALGYAIKPVIIGPLTYLWLGKEKEATFNKLDLLERLLPLYGEVFKKLAEQGVEWVQIDEPILGLDLPQEWKAAFERAYNLLQREPTKKLIATYFSGLEDNVGLAASLPVDGLHVDLVRAPEQFPSILDRVPAYKVLSLGVVNGRNVWRADLEKIVVILKQAADRLGDRLWVAPSCSLLHSPVDLNREDKLDDELKSWLAFAVQKCQEVAILTKAINQPEADEVIKALTESKRIQESRAESSRIHKSAVQNRLSAITAHDSQRLSSFSARIQLQHKRLQLPIFPTTTIGSFPQTKEIRTARSDFKQGRINEQTYTKLMQSEIDQVIAFQEKIGLDVLVHGEPERNDMVEYFAEQLDGYLFTRFGWVQSYGSRCVKPAIIYGDLSRPKAMTVDWISYAQSKTNKVMKGMLTGPVTMLMWSFPREDVSREVQANQLALAIRDEVVDLESAGIKVIQIDEAAFREGLPLRRAAWQHYLDWAVNAFKLCSAGVKDETQIHTHMCYSEFNDVIESIAAMDADVITIETSRSQMELLDAFKAFNYPNEIGPGVYDIHSPRVPSSDEMVALLKKAVELIPAEQLWVNPDCGLKTRGWVETEAALVNMVAAAKIMRG, from the coding sequence ATGGCATTGGCACATAACTTAGGTTTTCCACGAATTGGTCGTGATCGAGAATTAAAAAAAGCTTTGGAAGCCTATTGGAAAGGAGACATCAGTGAAGCAGCTTTACAGCAGGTAGGTAAAGAGTTACGAGCTGCACATTGGAAAATACAGCAACAAGCAGGTATCGAATTACTGCCTGTAGGAGATTTTGCATGGTATGATCAAGTACTTACCCATTCATTAATGTTTGGTGTCATTCCAGAGCGTCATCAAAATAAAGAAGGCAAGGTAACGTTAGATACCTTATTTGCTATGGCGCGTGGTGTTGCTAAAACTTCTTGTGGTTGTAGCTCTGGCACTCAAGCACAAGAAATGACTAAATGGTTTGATACTAATTATCATTATTTAGTGCCTGAATTTACTAAAAACCAACAGTTTAAACTATCTTGGAACCAATTATTTGATGAAGTAACAGAGGCTAAAGCTTTAGGCTATGCCATTAAGCCTGTTATTATTGGCCCATTAACTTATCTTTGGTTAGGTAAAGAGAAAGAAGCTACCTTTAATAAACTAGATTTACTTGAAAGATTATTACCATTGTATGGTGAAGTATTTAAGAAGCTAGCGGAGCAAGGGGTAGAGTGGGTACAAATTGATGAACCTATTTTAGGTTTAGATTTACCACAAGAGTGGAAAGCAGCTTTTGAGCGTGCCTATAATCTATTGCAACGTGAACCTACTAAAAAATTAATAGCTACTTATTTTTCTGGTTTGGAAGATAATGTTGGTTTAGCTGCTTCATTACCTGTGGATGGATTACATGTTGACTTAGTCCGTGCCCCTGAGCAATTTCCAAGTATTCTTGACCGTGTGCCTGCCTATAAAGTTTTATCATTAGGTGTGGTTAATGGTCGTAATGTTTGGCGTGCTGATTTAGAAAAGATTGTGGTGATATTAAAGCAAGCGGCTGACCGTTTAGGAGACCGTTTATGGGTAGCTCCTTCATGTTCTTTATTGCATAGCCCAGTTGATTTAAATCGTGAAGATAAGCTAGATGATGAATTAAAAAGTTGGTTAGCTTTTGCTGTTCAGAAGTGTCAAGAAGTTGCTATTTTAACTAAAGCAATCAATCAGCCAGAAGCTGATGAAGTAATAAAAGCCTTAACTGAAAGTAAACGTATACAAGAAAGCCGTGCCGAATCTTCACGTATCCATAAATCAGCTGTACAAAATAGATTATCAGCAATAACAGCGCATGATAGTCAACGTTTATCATCATTCTCAGCACGTATTCAGTTACAGCATAAGCGTTTACAGTTACCTATTTTTCCAACGACGACGATTGGTTCTTTTCCACAAACTAAAGAAATTCGTACTGCACGAAGTGACTTTAAACAAGGTCGTATTAATGAGCAAACTTATACAAAATTAATGCAGTCAGAAATTGACCAGGTGATAGCTTTCCAAGAAAAGATTGGTTTGGATGTGCTAGTTCATGGTGAGCCAGAACGTAATGATATGGTTGAGTATTTTGCTGAGCAATTAGATGGCTATTTATTTACACGCTTTGGTTGGGTACAAAGTTATGGTTCACGCTGTGTGAAACCAGCCATTATTTATGGCGACTTATCGCGTCCTAAAGCAATGACAGTGGATTGGATTAGTTATGCGCAAAGTAAAACTAATAAAGTTATGAAAGGAATGTTAACAGGACCTGTCACTATGCTTATGTGGTCTTTCCCTCGTGAGGACGTTTCTCGTGAAGTACAGGCCAATCAATTAGCATTAGCTATTCGTGATGAAGTGGTGGATTTAGAGTCAGCAGGTATTAAGGTTATTCAGATTGATGAGGCTGCTTTTCGTGAAGGACTACCACTTCGTCGAGCAGCATGGCAACATTATTTAGATTGGGCAGTAAATGCTTTTAAATTATGTTCTGCTGGTGTTAAAGATGAAACCCAGATACATACCCATATGTGCTACAGTGAGTTTAATGATGTGATTGAGTCTATTGCTGCCATGGATGCGGATGTGATTACAATTGAAACATCACGCTCCCAAATGGAGTTATTAGATGCCTTTAAAGCATTTAATTATCCAAATGAGATTGGTCCAGGTGTCTATGATATTCATTCACCACGAGTACCTAGTAGTGATGAAATGGTAGCATTACTAAAAAAAGCAGTAGAATTAATTCCAGCAGAGCAATTATGGGTTAATCCTGACTGTGGTTTAAAAACTCGAGGTTGGGTCGAAACAGAGGCGGCATTGGTTAATATGGTTGCAGCAGCTAAAATAATGAGAGGTTAG
- a CDS encoding HAMP domain-containing sensor histidine kinase, producing MTALFVLLITVIIISNLAFITASYWITQQSIAPQGLRTLGNLYATPALSSQLLNSQETANEALGQMVDYMPLRGAAIYSADGILLTKFPYKNSPAFPANVSDLDNWMMLQFGTSYSTDLEGENGELGRLVLLANNNLPVAFYTGIITASLGILFLSILLWLLLSKQVKRHITIPIQELETLALRVTREENYALRVIPHSRDEIGQLATAFNTMLSRIEAREQLLKSARDEAEDLATEMRETNEQLVKEVDVRSKVEKKLTGFQHYLNNIINSMPSALIAVDGELYVTQWNQEATNLSGSMLEDAVDQPIFLAFPHLRPYAEQLKRCVELNQIEKVERVSWMQEGKICHYALTFYPLAGDNVYGGVIRIDDVTERLNLQELMVQSEKMLSVGGLAAGMAHEINNPLGAILHNVQNIRRRLSPTLEKNKEVAQDADVSLEGINYYLMLREIPNLLDGIYQAGSRASKIVTHMLSFSRRSKRQLVRTSLVEVIQQTLEIAEADFHLGESTDYKDIEIKLELDESLKPVAIVINELEQVLLNLLKNAAQAIFMRVNPTTQGLIQIRLYRQQQWAVIEIEDNGVGMNEITAKRIFEPFFTTKEIGKGTGLGLFVSYFIITNNHKGELSLKSKLGQGTCFTICLPLNNPLIKE from the coding sequence ATGACAGCATTATTTGTGCTATTAATTACCGTTATTATTATTTCTAATTTAGCATTTATTACGGCAAGTTATTGGATTACTCAACAAAGTATAGCTCCTCAAGGATTAAGAACCTTAGGTAATTTATATGCAACGCCTGCCTTAAGTAGCCAATTATTAAACTCTCAAGAAACCGCAAATGAAGCATTAGGACAAATGGTAGATTATATGCCTTTAAGAGGTGCTGCCATTTATAGTGCAGATGGCATTTTGCTAACAAAGTTTCCTTATAAAAATTCGCCCGCCTTTCCTGCAAATGTGTCTGACTTAGATAATTGGATGATGTTACAGTTTGGTACAAGTTACTCAACAGATTTGGAGGGTGAAAATGGTGAACTAGGGCGTTTAGTATTATTGGCCAACAATAATTTGCCAGTGGCATTTTATACAGGAATTATTACTGCAAGCTTAGGTATTTTATTCCTTAGTATTTTGTTGTGGTTACTTTTGTCTAAACAGGTAAAACGTCATATTACAATACCTATTCAAGAGCTAGAAACATTGGCGCTACGTGTAACCCGTGAAGAAAATTATGCATTGCGTGTGATTCCACATAGTCGAGATGAAATAGGTCAGCTAGCTACTGCTTTTAATACAATGCTCAGTCGCATTGAGGCAAGGGAGCAGTTGTTGAAATCAGCACGAGATGAAGCTGAGGATTTAGCAACGGAAATGCGAGAAACCAATGAGCAATTGGTTAAAGAGGTAGATGTTCGTAGTAAAGTAGAGAAAAAATTAACAGGTTTTCAGCATTATTTAAATAATATTATTAATTCGATGCCTTCAGCATTAATTGCAGTTGATGGTGAGTTATATGTTACCCAGTGGAATCAAGAGGCTACTAATTTATCGGGTTCTATGCTTGAGGATGCAGTAGATCAGCCTATTTTTCTAGCTTTTCCCCATTTAAGGCCTTATGCAGAACAATTAAAGCGTTGTGTTGAGCTTAACCAAATAGAAAAGGTGGAGCGAGTTTCTTGGATGCAAGAGGGTAAAATTTGTCATTATGCTTTAACCTTTTATCCGCTAGCAGGTGATAATGTATATGGTGGCGTGATTCGAATTGATGATGTGACAGAGCGTCTAAATTTACAAGAGTTAATGGTGCAATCTGAAAAAATGCTATCTGTAGGTGGTTTGGCAGCAGGTATGGCACATGAAATTAACAATCCGCTAGGTGCTATTTTACATAATGTGCAGAATATTCGTCGACGCTTATCACCCACGTTAGAGAAGAACAAAGAAGTTGCTCAAGATGCTGATGTGTCTTTAGAGGGCATAAATTATTATTTAATGTTGAGGGAAATTCCCAATTTATTAGATGGTATTTATCAGGCAGGAAGTAGAGCCTCTAAAATTGTGACTCATATGTTATCTTTTAGTCGCCGCAGTAAAAGGCAATTAGTTAGGACTAGTTTAGTTGAGGTTATTCAACAAACTTTAGAAATTGCAGAGGCAGACTTTCATTTAGGTGAGTCCACAGATTATAAAGATATAGAAATTAAACTCGAATTGGATGAAAGTTTGAAACCAGTAGCAATCGTTATTAATGAACTTGAACAGGTGTTATTAAATTTATTAAAAAATGCTGCACAGGCTATCTTTATGCGAGTTAACCCTACTACTCAAGGATTAATTCAAATACGGCTTTATCGTCAACAACAGTGGGCTGTTATTGAAATAGAAGATAATGGAGTTGGCATGAATGAAATTACTGCAAAACGTATTTTTGAACCTTTTTTTACTACAAAAGAAATAGGAAAAGGAACAGGGTTAGGTCTATTTGTTTCTTATTTTATTATTACTAATAACCACAAGGGTGAGCTTTCTCTTAAATCGAAACTAGGCCAAGGTACTTGTTTTACTATATGTTTGCCTTTAAATAATCCTTTAATAAAAGAATAA
- the panB gene encoding 3-methyl-2-oxobutanoate hydroxymethyltransferase, translating into MITLSTLQKMKKEQQKIAMLTCYEASFATLLDEAGVDILLIGDSLGMTVQGHSSTLPVTLEQMCYHTEIVARGTKNALVLADLSFGSYQQSKEQAFDSASQLMAAGAHMVKLEGGRYMVETTHFLQERGIPVCTHLGLTPQSVNAFGGYKVQGKGDAAAKQLLEDAVAHEQAGAAMILMECVPAALAKEVTAALQCPTIGIGAGVECDGQVLVLHDMIGIYAGKSPKFSKNFMDGQTSIQGAITAYVKAVKDSTFPSVEHSF; encoded by the coding sequence ATGATTACTTTATCAACTTTACAAAAAATGAAGAAAGAGCAACAAAAAATTGCTATGTTAACGTGTTATGAAGCAAGTTTTGCAACATTACTAGATGAAGCAGGTGTTGATATTTTGTTGATAGGTGATTCATTAGGCATGACTGTACAAGGCCATTCTTCCACTTTACCTGTTACATTAGAGCAGATGTGTTATCACACAGAGATTGTTGCTAGGGGTACTAAAAATGCATTAGTGTTAGCCGATTTATCTTTTGGTAGTTACCAACAAAGTAAAGAACAAGCATTCGACTCAGCTAGCCAATTAATGGCGGCGGGTGCTCATATGGTGAAGCTAGAAGGTGGTCGCTATATGGTAGAGACAACGCATTTCTTACAAGAGCGGGGGATTCCTGTGTGTACCCACTTAGGTTTAACGCCGCAGTCGGTGAATGCTTTTGGTGGTTATAAGGTGCAAGGTAAAGGAGATGCGGCCGCTAAACAGCTATTAGAAGATGCTGTTGCGCATGAACAAGCTGGCGCAGCAATGATCTTAATGGAATGTGTACCAGCCGCTTTAGCGAAAGAAGTAACTGCCGCATTACAGTGCCCAACAATAGGTATTGGCGCAGGAGTTGAGTGTGATGGGCAAGTGCTCGTGCTACACGATATGATTGGCATCTATGCGGGTAAATCCCCTAAATTCTCCAAAAACTTTATGGATGGTCAAACCAGTATTCAAGGTGCTATAACAGCTTATGTGAAAGCAGTAAAAGACAGCACATTCCCTTCAGTAGAACATTCTTTCTAA
- a CDS encoding peptidylprolyl isomerase yields the protein MLKKLLLSFCCIFMLTTPAFAETNPRVLLSTNMGDIEIELYPQQAPITVTNFLNYVNSGFYNGTIFHRVIPNFMIQGGGFTEDMSQKSTLDAIKNEADNGLANNRGTVAMARTGVVDSATSQFFINVKDNNFLNHGKRDFGYAVFAKVISGMDVVDKIAGVRTTYRQGARDVPTDPVIIVLAKQL from the coding sequence ATGTTAAAAAAGTTATTACTCTCTTTCTGTTGTATATTTATGCTCACCACACCAGCATTCGCAGAAACAAACCCAAGAGTTCTATTATCTACAAATATGGGCGATATAGAAATTGAACTATATCCACAGCAAGCCCCCATTACTGTAACTAATTTTTTAAACTATGTTAATAGTGGCTTTTATAATGGTACTATTTTTCATCGTGTGATACCTAACTTTATGATTCAAGGTGGTGGCTTTACTGAAGACATGTCACAAAAATCGACCTTAGATGCTATTAAAAATGAAGCTGATAATGGTCTAGCCAATAATCGTGGTACTGTTGCTATGGCACGTACTGGAGTTGTTGACTCAGCTACAAGCCAGTTTTTTATTAATGTAAAAGATAACAATTTTTTAAACCATGGCAAACGCGATTTTGGTTATGCTGTGTTTGCTAAAGTAATTAGTGGTATGGATGTTGTTGATAAAATTGCAGGTGTTCGAACAACATATAGACAAGGTGCACGTGATGTCCCTACAGACCCTGTTATTATCGTTTTAGCTAAACAATTATAA
- a CDS encoding AzlD family protein — MIDYFVFLTILAMATVTYLTRITGYLLLHNKVLNPRLSKVLEAIPGCVLIAVIAPVFATTNIANLLALAITLLLASRFSLLPTVIISIAATALLRHYIPY, encoded by the coding sequence ATGATTGATTATTTTGTTTTTTTAACTATTTTAGCAATGGCTACTGTAACTTATTTGACAAGAATTACAGGGTATTTGTTGCTGCATAATAAGGTGCTTAATCCACGCTTAAGTAAGGTATTAGAGGCAATTCCAGGCTGTGTTCTAATTGCTGTAATTGCTCCTGTTTTTGCTACTACTAATATTGCCAATTTATTAGCATTAGCCATTACATTACTATTGGCTAGTCGTTTTTCATTATTACCAACAGTTATAATTAGTATTGCAGCTACGGCATTATTACGTCACTATATCCCGTACTAA
- a CDS encoding AzlC family ABC transporter permease, translating to MSCSLSTRKEFIRGLVAAIPIMISFIPFSLVLGAQAIQRGMVTGEIGVMVAMNFAGGSEFVAVNLWTSPPHLLLIAFMTLLVNSRHILMGAALTPYLKELPKRKVLLALFFMCDESWAMSFAEAKKSTSQRFNYHYYIGASLGLYLTWVIFTTIGALVGPLIGDVTHYGFDMAFVAVFLVLLKGMWKGIIAAIPWLVSLIVAVVSYLILPGAWYVLCGAIAGLIIAFLMAHYD from the coding sequence GTGTCTTGTTCTTTGTCTACACGTAAGGAGTTCATAAGAGGACTCGTTGCAGCTATTCCTATTATGATTAGTTTTATTCCTTTTTCTTTGGTATTAGGTGCTCAGGCTATACAAAGAGGAATGGTTACAGGTGAAATAGGCGTAATGGTAGCTATGAATTTTGCAGGAGGATCTGAGTTTGTAGCAGTGAATTTATGGACTTCTCCGCCTCATTTGTTGTTAATAGCTTTTATGACGTTATTAGTAAATAGTCGCCATATTTTGATGGGAGCAGCATTAACGCCTTATTTAAAAGAATTACCTAAAAGAAAAGTGTTATTGGCGCTGTTTTTTATGTGTGATGAGAGTTGGGCAATGAGTTTTGCTGAAGCTAAGAAGTCTACTAGTCAACGATTTAACTATCACTATTATATTGGAGCAAGTTTAGGACTTTATCTTACATGGGTTATTTTTACAACAATAGGGGCATTGGTTGGCCCTTTAATAGGTGATGTAACTCATTATGGTTTTGATATGGCTTTTGTGGCTGTGTTTTTAGTGCTGCTAAAAGGCATGTGGAAAGGAATTATTGCTGCTATTCCTTGGTTAGTTAGCCTTATTGTGGCTGTAGTAAGTTATTTGATATTACCAGGTGCATGGTATGTTTTATGTGGGGCTATTGCTGGTCTTATCATTGCTTTTTTAATGGCGCATTATGATTGA